The DNA segment TGCCTCGCTGAGGCCGGCCTCCGCGGGAAGCGGCAGGTGCAGCAACACCCAGACGGTGGTGCCGGCGTCGACCGCTGCCCGCACCGCATCGGGAGCGGCGGACGCCATGAGCCCATCGACCAGGACCACGGAGCCAGCAGGGCCCTCCCGCAGCGCAGCGGCCAGCACCCGGTGGTGGTGCGCAGCGGCATTCGGCCAGTCGCCGCCCACCGGGATCATTCTCATGCGATGTCCCGCGTCCACCAGCGCCGCGGCCAGCCGCTCGTTGTAGATGCTGCCGCCGCTGGGCCCGGGTGCACCGGGATCCACCAGGGTCAGGTCCATGGGGAGCTAGCCCGGCACGTCTGCCGGGTCGAACTCCACCGAGTAACCGGCCCAGGCGTCCGGGTGCTCACGGAGCACCACGTCGAGTCCGGCGAAGGGTGAGGTGTCGAACCGGTCCTGCAGGCGGTCGGCAATGTACCGGGCCACTGCCTCGGTAGTGGAGAGGACCCCCGCGAAGTCGGGATGCTCGTCAAGGTTCCGGTACCGGAGCCCGTCCAGTACCTCGCCGAGCATGGCCGTGGCTTCGCCAATGTCGATCACCACCGCGTGTTCGGTCAGCTCACGACGCCGCCAGGTCACCTCCACCACCAGCGTTGCGCCGTGCAGGCCCTGGGCCGGGCCGAAGAACGGGTCGGGAAGGCTGTGGGCGATCATCACGTGGTCGCGGACGGTCAGGCGGTACATGGATCTCCTGTGGTCGGTGGATACAGCGGGTGGCGCGGGACTCCGAGACTATCGCGGGCTCGGCACGGGGGTTACGCGGTGGGGTCGGCGCCCGGGTAGGCGATCACGTGGCACAGGGCGGAGAGGGTGCCGCTGGACAGGTCGCGCATCACGTTCGGCAGGTCCTCGAAGGGCGAGGATCCGCTGAGCAGCGCATCGAACGCGGGATCCTTCAGCGCGTCGAGGGCGGTGGTGAGGCGGTCCTGATGGGTGCGGCGGGCCCGGCGCGGAGCGGCAATGGTGCCCACCTGGCTTGCCCGGATGCTGAGCCGGCGGGCATGGAAGTCTGCCCCCAGCGGCACCTCGGGCGAGTGGGTGCCGTACCAGGACAGCTCGATCACCTCGCCCTCATCTCCGAGCAGGCCCAGGCCCAGGGACAGGCCGGCGGCTGTGGAGGAGCAGTGGTAGACCAGGTCGCAGTCGCCTGCCGCGTCGTCCGGGTGCACCCAGTCGACGCCCAGTTGCTCAGCGAGCGCAGCGCGGGTGGGGTCCGGATCCACCAGCTGGAGGCGTGCCAGGGGGAAGCGGCGGAGCAGTGTCGCCATCGCGGCTCCGATCATGCCACCGCCGACGACGGCGATCCGGTCGCCGATGCAAGGCCGGGAATCCCACAGGGCGTTCACTGCCGTTTCGACGGCGCCAGCCAGCACGGCGCGCTCGCTGGGGACGTCGTCGGGAATCAGGGTCAGCGCGTCCACCGGAACCACGTAGCGGTCCTGGTGGGGGTAGAGGCAAAAAACCCGACGGCCCACTAGGGATGCGGGGCCGTCCTCGACCAACCCCACGGAGAGGTACCCGTACTTCACCGGACCATCGAAGGAGCCCTCCTGGAAGGGTGCTTCCATCAGGGTGGCGATCTCCGGGGGAATGCGCCCATCGTGGACCAGTGTCTCGGTTCCCCTGCTGATCCCCGAATACAGCGTGCGGACCAGTGCCTGGCCGGGCTCCAGCGGAGGCAGGGGAGCGGTGCGGAGTTCGCCGTGGCCGGGGCTGGTGGTCCAGTACGACTGGCTGTGGGGAGACATAACTCGATTATGCCCTGCACGCTCAGGTGGCGCCCCCAACCTTTTGGCAGATGTGATCAGTAGACTGGGTAGATGATTACAGTCAAGGGAACCATCAGCACACCGCTTTCTCCCACGCAGGCTTTCGCTTTCCTGAAGGAGTTCGAGAACACCAGCGAATGGGATCCAGGCACACCGGTGGTCGAGAAGCGTTCCATCGGCCCCGTTGCCGTGGGCCACAAGTACCACGCGGAGGCGGAATTCCGCGGGAAGCGTCAGCCGATCGAGTACGAAGTGACCGAGCTGCGCGAGGGTCACATCAAGTTGCGGGGGGCGAACAAGACCCTCGTATCGTTCGATTCGATCGACGTCGTCCCCTCGGCGACGGGAAGCGACGTCACCTACACAGCCGAGTTTTCACTTAACGGGTTCCGGCGGATTGCCCAGCCATTCCTGAAACCAGTGTTCAACTCGCTGCGTGACCCCGCGCTGAACGGCCTGCGGGACAAGCTCAACTCACTCGTCTAGCCCGGAAGAGAAGCCGGTGGCGCGGGTCAGTAAACGGGCGCTGTTCGATGCGTCGAGCGCAGTGCTGGGGTCTGCAGGGATTGGCATCACCCTGCTGGCGTTGAACGATTCCCACAACGTCACCAACCTGGCCGCCGTCGTCGCCGGGCTGACGCTGGTGACCGTCGCGGCGTTGAGTGTGGTGCGACGCCGACCGTCCTACTCGGGACCTGCCGATCGGGTCACACTGCTGCGGGCGGTGCTCGCGGGGGGTTGCGCCACGATCGTGGTCCTGTCCCTCTGGGGGGACGTGCCCACCCGGTCGTGGTGGCTGGTCCTGCTGGCTGCACCGGCGGTGCTGCTGGACGCGGTCGACGGCGCGGTGGCCCGGCGGACGGGCACCGCGTCCCCCGCGGGTGCCCGCCTCGACATGGAAACCGATGCCATCCTGCTGCTGGTGCTCTCAATACCGGTGGCATTGACGGTCGGTTGGTGGGCGCTGCTGATCGGCCTGATGCGTTACCTCTACGTGGCGGCATCGTGGTTCCGCCCGGTGCTGCGGGTCGACCTGGAGTTCAGCCAGTTCCGGCGAGTGGTCGCTGCCACCCAGGGGGTGGTGCTGGTGGTGATCCTGGTCCCGCTGACGCCGGTAGCGCTCGCGGTCCCCGTGGCGGCTGCTTCCCTGTTG comes from the Arthrobacter sp. CAN_C5 genome and includes:
- a CDS encoding 6-carboxytetrahydropterin synthase: MYRLTVRDHVMIAHSLPDPFFGPAQGLHGATLVVEVTWRRRELTEHAVVIDIGEATAMLGEVLDGLRYRNLDEHPDFAGVLSTTEAVARYIADRLQDRFDTSPFAGLDVVLREHPDAWAGYSVEFDPADVPG
- a CDS encoding SRPBCC family protein, producing MITVKGTISTPLSPTQAFAFLKEFENTSEWDPGTPVVEKRSIGPVAVGHKYHAEAEFRGKRQPIEYEVTELREGHIKLRGANKTLVSFDSIDVVPSATGSDVTYTAEFSLNGFRRIAQPFLKPVFNSLRDPALNGLRDKLNSLV
- a CDS encoding zinc-binding alcohol dehydrogenase; amino-acid sequence: MSPHSQSYWTTSPGHGELRTAPLPPLEPGQALVRTLYSGISRGTETLVHDGRIPPEIATLMEAPFQEGSFDGPVKYGYLSVGLVEDGPASLVGRRVFCLYPHQDRYVVPVDALTLIPDDVPSERAVLAGAVETAVNALWDSRPCIGDRIAVVGGGMIGAAMATLLRRFPLARLQLVDPDPTRAALAEQLGVDWVHPDDAAGDCDLVYHCSSTAAGLSLGLGLLGDEGEVIELSWYGTHSPEVPLGADFHARRLSIRASQVGTIAAPRRARRTHQDRLTTALDALKDPAFDALLSGSSPFEDLPNVMRDLSSGTLSALCHVIAYPGADPTA
- a CDS encoding CDP-alcohol phosphatidyltransferase family protein — protein: MARVSKRALFDASSAVLGSAGIGITLLALNDSHNVTNLAAVVAGLTLVTVAALSVVRRRPSYSGPADRVTLLRAVLAGGCATIVVLSLWGDVPTRSWWLVLLAAPAVLLDAVDGAVARRTGTASPAGARLDMETDAILLLVLSIPVALTVGWWALLIGLMRYLYVAASWFRPVLRVDLEFSQFRRVVAATQGVVLVVILVPLTPVALAVPVAAASLLLLAASFGRDVVALERSARALSS